In one window of Gossypium hirsutum isolate 1008001.06 chromosome A01, Gossypium_hirsutum_v2.1, whole genome shotgun sequence DNA:
- the LOC107925685 gene encoding rho GTPase-activating protein 5: MTEVLQSSSSHFSSSSSPTSTQHGLINTSMSITAQGSDQGEENRQVGERRGRDKGGEQQLPLVTILVTAFRKSVIGCSISGSKELCAMEIGLPTNVKHVAHVTFDRFHGFLGLPVEFEPEVPRKAPSASANVFGVSTESMQLSIDCRGNSVPTILLLMQRHLYDKGGLQAEGIFRINAENSQEEYVREQLNRGVIPDGIDVHCLAGLIKAWFRELPSGVLDSLPPELVIKSQSEEECAQLVRLLPPTEAALLDWTINLMADVVELEHLNKMNARNVAMVFAPNMTQLSDPLTALMHAVQVMNFLKTLIIRTLKARQDSMVDCTSDFPLEPSDKNGPQSSSQLCNDVNNEVKNECEGEKSFVPTTERNSQSLASIENISAGNRSLVDNHPCIMVSREGSLRSSSESVKKGLKKANERSMVDRESGLEEKSKGTRIVNRVNSRAELCEAWR; encoded by the exons CATCTCACTTCTCTTCATCTTCAAGCCCCACTTCCACACAACATGGCCTTATTAACACCTCAATGAGCATTACAGCCCAAGGAAGTGATCAAGGAGAAGAGAACAGGCAAGTGGGAGAAAGGAGAGGAAGGGATAAAGGAGGTGAACAGCAGCTGCCTTTGGTAACGATTTTGGTGACTGCTTTTAGGAAGTCTGTGATTGGTTGTAGCATTTCTGGAAGTAAAGAGCTTTGTGCAATGGAAATTGGATTGCCCACCAATGTTAAGCATGTTGCTCATGTGACTTTTGATAGGTTCCATGGTTTTCTTGGTTTGCCGGTTGAGTTTGAACCTGAGGTCCCCAGGAAAGCCCCTAGTGCTAG TGCGAATGTGTTCGGTGTTTCGACAGAGTCTATGCAGCTTTCGATCGATTGTAGAGGAAATAGTGTGCCAACAATCCTACTATTGATGCAAAGGCATTTATATGACAAAGGTGGCCTCCAG GCCGAAGGGATTTTCCGAATTAATGCCGAGAACAGTCAGGAGGAGTATGTTAGAGAACAACTAAATAGAGGAGTAATACCAGATGGAATAGATGTGCATTGCTTGGCAGGTCTTATAAag GCTTGGTTTAGGGAACTTCCTAGTGGTGTCTTGGACTCTCTTCCTCCAGAACTGGTAATAAAATCACAGTCCGAGGAAGAGTGTGCTCAGCTTGTAAGGCTTCTTCCTCCAACAGAAGCTGCTCTACTCGATTGGACAATAAATTTGATGGCCGATGTCGTAGAACTGGAACATCTAAACAAGATGAATGCACGTAATGTCGCCATGGTGTTCGCTCCAAACATGACACAA TTGTCGGATCCTTTAACTGCATTGATGCACGCGGTCCAAGTGATGAATTTTCTCAAGACACTTATTATTAGGACTCTAAAAGCAAGACAAGATTCCATGGTAGACTGTACTTCCGATTTTCCGTTAGAGCCTTCTGATAAGAATGGACCGCAAAGCTCTTCACAACTATGCAACGATGTCAATAATGAGGTTAAAAACGAATGTGAAGGAGAGAAATCATTTGTTCCAACTACCGAAAGAAACTCTCAAAGCTTAGCTTCGATAGAGAACATTAGTGCTGGAAATCGATCTCTAGTTGATAACCATCCTTGCATTATGGTTTCCCGAGAAGGTAGTCTCCGGAGTTCATCTGAAAGCGTAAAGAAAGGGTTGAAGAAGGCAAATGAACGGTCCATGGTGGATCGTGAATCAGGACTCGAAGAGAAGAGCAAGGGAACACGGATTGTCAACCGCGTAAACTCAAGAGCTGAGCTTTGTGAAGCTTGGAGGTGA